The genomic DNA GATTAAGAGTCAGACCCTTCAACATTTGTTTTCACTAGTCTAGTTCAAACATTTTCTACGGCCAATAGGTTTCCCCGATTGCCAATACTTTTAGCAAATTTTTATCTAGCTTCAGTCTGTCCCACTCTTTTTGCATCCGCTCAAGTGCTTCCGGTCCGGTATCATCGGCAAGACGGTAAGCTCCGTAGTGCATTGGGATAAACACTTTGCCTTTCAACTCGAGAAATGCTTTGATCGCATCTTCCGGGTTTATGTGTGAAACAGACATAAACCATTCCGGTTCATAGGCACCGATCGGCATTAAAACAATATCAATCTCGAATCGATCTGCAATTTCTTGAAAGCCTCTGAAATAACCGGTATCTCCGGCAAAATAAACGGAGCGGCCCTCATTTTCTATCACCCAGCCGCCCCAATGAGAAGTGTTAGTATCACAAAGTGATCGTCTTGTCCAATGCTGAGCAGGAACAAATGATAATGACAGAGTTCTATCCGAAAATGTATCCCACCAGTTGGCTTCAATGACATTTTTATACCCTCTTCGAGTAAAAGCAGATTTTAAGCCGATCGGGACGTAAAAGACAGGTGAACCTTTCAGTTTGCGGATCGAACCGAAATCAAGATGATCATAATGGCCATGCGATATGACAACAATATCAATCTCTGGCAATTTGGCAATTGGAATTCCCGGTTCTGTTAATCGTTTTTGGAAGCCCATCCATTTTGCCCAAACCGGGTCGGTTAAAATATTAAGCCCATTCATTTGAATAAAAAAAGTTGAATGGCCAATCCATGTAATCGACATTTTTGTCCGATTTTGCTGTAGTTTCTCAATTTCTTTTTTTGGTGCCTGAGGAATTTGGACCGACAAATCCTTTTTCTTCGCCCGCCGCTCTCTTGACCAGCGCCACAAATCTGAAAATGACTTTGTCGTTTGTACATGATCATAATTTTGA from Bacillus methanolicus MGA3 includes the following:
- a CDS encoding MBL fold metallo-hydrolase yields the protein MKRVRYQNYDHVQTTKSFSDLWRWSRERRAKKKDLSVQIPQAPKKEIEKLQQNRTKMSITWIGHSTFFIQMNGLNILTDPVWAKWMGFQKRLTEPGIPIAKLPEIDIVVISHGHYDHLDFGSIRKLKGSPVFYVPIGLKSAFTRRGYKNVIEANWWDTFSDRTLSLSFVPAQHWTRRSLCDTNTSHWGGWVIENEGRSVYFAGDTGYFRGFQEIADRFEIDIVLMPIGAYEPEWFMSVSHINPEDAIKAFLELKGKVFIPMHYGAYRLADDTGPEALERMQKEWDRLKLDKNLLKVLAIGETYWP